A genomic region of Ewingella sp. CoE-038-23 contains the following coding sequences:
- the rutD gene encoding pyrimidine utilization protein D has product MYYKVLGKDSPSVDTVVLSSGLGGVHGFWQPQLAMLAEQFRVVLYDQQGTGVSQGEVPAGYRMEDMADELAGLLNELHIDRCHIVGHALGGIIGLHLALRYPSLLQSLVVVNGWARLDSQTRRCFEVRQNLLLNSGVDAYVQAQPLFLYPADWLSAHRDLLEQERQHQVAHFQGMENLLRRLEALMTSDLTDSLSQVIAPVLALSSKDDLLVPWHQSVSLAQALPHGEHQQMNYGGHAMSVTDSDTFNPLLLAWLQTHGLQNQNPISSLNPTEIPWPKH; this is encoded by the coding sequence ATGTATTACAAAGTATTGGGTAAAGACTCTCCGTCGGTGGATACCGTTGTGCTGTCATCGGGGCTGGGCGGCGTGCACGGCTTTTGGCAGCCACAGCTGGCGATGTTAGCAGAGCAGTTTCGCGTGGTGCTGTATGACCAGCAGGGCACCGGCGTTAGTCAGGGCGAGGTGCCTGCGGGTTACAGAATGGAAGATATGGCCGACGAGCTGGCGGGGCTGCTGAATGAACTGCACATCGACCGTTGTCATATCGTCGGCCACGCGCTGGGGGGAATTATTGGGCTGCATTTGGCTCTGCGCTACCCTTCCCTGCTGCAAAGTCTGGTGGTGGTTAACGGCTGGGCCAGGCTTGATTCGCAAACCCGCCGCTGCTTCGAAGTGCGCCAAAACCTGTTATTAAACAGCGGGGTTGATGCCTATGTGCAGGCCCAGCCGCTGTTTCTTTATCCTGCCGACTGGCTTTCTGCTCATCGCGATTTGCTTGAGCAGGAGAGGCAGCATCAGGTTGCGCATTTTCAGGGGATGGAAAACCTGCTGCGGCGGTTAGAAGCGCTGATGACCTCTGACCTGACCGATTCGCTCAGTCAGGTGATTGCGCCGGTGCTGGCTCTAAGCAGTAAAGACGACCTGCTAGTGCCTTGGCATCAGTCGGTTTCGCTGGCGCAGGCCCTGCCCCACGGCGAGCATCAGCAGATGAATTACGGCGGTCATGCCATGAGCGTGACCGACAGTGACACCTTTAACCCCCTTTTATTGGCATGGTTGCAGACCCACGGCCTGCAAAACCAGAACCCCATTTCAAGCCTTAACCCGACGGAGATCCCATGGCCGAAGCATTAA
- a CDS encoding type II toxin-antitoxin system RelE/ParE family toxin codes for MWTVLTTDLFDQWFDQQNDGTQEKVLAGLLALRRGGPQLGRPLVDTVCGSGYPHLKELRIQHKGEPLRAFFAFDPFRQAIVLCAGSKKGKEKQFYKRMLHIADQAYLRHLREE; via the coding sequence ATGTGGACGGTACTAACCACGGATTTGTTTGATCAATGGTTTGATCAGCAAAATGATGGAACTCAGGAGAAAGTTCTTGCGGGTTTATTAGCTCTTCGTCGAGGAGGGCCGCAGCTCGGAAGGCCGTTGGTCGATACTGTTTGTGGCTCGGGTTACCCGCACTTGAAGGAGTTGCGGATACAGCACAAAGGGGAGCCACTTCGTGCTTTCTTTGCTTTTGATCCTTTCCGCCAGGCCATTGTACTGTGCGCGGGGAGCAAAAAGGGCAAGGAAAAGCAGTTCTACAAACGGATGCTTCACATTGCCGATCAGGCGTATCTGAGGCATCTACGGGAAGAATAA
- the rutC gene encoding pyrimidine utilization protein C, whose amino-acid sequence MPKSAIIPAGSGVPLAPFVPGTLADGVVYVSGTLPFDKDNNVVHIGDAAAQTRHVLEIIKKVIETAGGTMDDVTMNSIFITDWANYGAVNQVYAEYFPGEKPARFCIQCGLVKPDALIEIASIAHIGK is encoded by the coding sequence ATGCCTAAAAGCGCGATTATTCCAGCAGGCAGCGGCGTTCCGCTGGCTCCATTTGTTCCGGGCACTTTGGCCGATGGCGTGGTTTACGTCTCGGGAACCCTGCCCTTTGATAAAGACAACAATGTGGTGCATATCGGCGATGCCGCTGCGCAAACTCGCCACGTGCTGGAAATCATCAAAAAGGTGATTGAAACGGCGGGCGGCACCATGGATGACGTCACCATGAACTCCATTTTCATTACCGACTGGGCCAATTATGGCGCCGTGAATCAGGTGTATGCCGAATACTTCCCCGGCGAAAAACCCGCGCGCTTCTGCATTCAGTGTGGACTGGTTAAGCCGGACGCCCTGATAGAAATCGCCTCAATCGCCCATATCGGCAAGTGA
- the fabV gene encoding enoyl-ACP reductase FabV yields MIIKPKIRGFICTTTHPVGCEANVREQIAYVKAQGKLKDGPKRVLVIGASTGYGLASRINAAFGSDAATIGVFFEKPGSEAKTGSAGWYNAAAFDKAAKEEGLYSKSVNGDAFSNECRDTVIKLIKEDLGQIDLVVYSLASPVRKMPDSGELVRSALKPIGEPYQSTALDTNKDKLVSAVVEPANEQEIADTIKVMGGQDWELWINALADAGVLADNAKSVAYSYIGTELTWPIYWHGTLGKAKEDLDRAAQAIDTKLKAKGGSANVAVLKSVVTQASAAIPVMPLYISIVFKIMKEQGIHEGCIEQIQRLFATKMYNDQTPSTDDKNRLRLDDWELRDEVQKTCGEIWKQLNDDNIYQLTDYQSYKEEFLRLFGFGLKGVDYDADVSAEVNFDVIELV; encoded by the coding sequence ATGATAATCAAACCTAAAATTCGCGGCTTTATCTGTACGACCACTCATCCGGTAGGCTGTGAAGCCAACGTGCGTGAGCAAATTGCCTACGTGAAAGCGCAAGGCAAACTGAAAGACGGACCAAAACGCGTCCTGGTCATCGGTGCCTCTACGGGTTATGGGCTTGCCTCAAGAATTAATGCTGCTTTCGGTTCAGACGCAGCCACCATCGGCGTGTTCTTCGAAAAACCGGGTAGCGAAGCGAAAACCGGTTCTGCTGGCTGGTACAACGCCGCGGCCTTCGATAAAGCAGCCAAAGAAGAAGGTCTGTACTCTAAAAGCGTCAACGGCGATGCATTCTCTAACGAATGCCGCGACACCGTGATCAAGCTGATTAAAGAAGATCTCGGCCAAATCGATCTGGTCGTTTACTCACTGGCTTCTCCAGTGCGCAAAATGCCTGACAGCGGCGAGCTGGTGCGTTCAGCCCTGAAACCTATCGGCGAACCGTATCAATCTACCGCGCTGGACACCAACAAAGACAAGCTGGTTTCTGCCGTGGTTGAGCCTGCAAACGAGCAAGAAATCGCTGATACCATCAAAGTGATGGGCGGCCAGGACTGGGAGCTGTGGATCAACGCTCTGGCAGACGCTGGCGTGTTGGCGGACAACGCCAAGTCCGTGGCTTACTCCTACATCGGTACTGAGCTGACCTGGCCAATCTACTGGCACGGTACGTTGGGCAAGGCGAAAGAAGACTTGGATCGCGCAGCCCAGGCTATCGATACCAAACTGAAAGCCAAAGGCGGCTCGGCTAACGTTGCAGTACTGAAATCTGTCGTGACTCAGGCTTCTGCTGCGATTCCGGTTATGCCTCTGTACATCTCTATCGTGTTCAAAATCATGAAAGAGCAAGGTATCCACGAAGGCTGTATCGAGCAGATCCAACGCCTGTTTGCGACCAAAATGTACAATGACCAGACTCCATCCACCGACGACAAAAACCGTCTGCGCCTTGATGACTGGGAACTGCGTGACGAAGTGCAGAAAACCTGTGGCGAGATCTGGAAGCAACTGAACGATGACAATATCTATCAGCTGACTGATTACCAGAGCTATAAAGAAGAGTTCCTGCGCCTGTTCGGCTTCGGCCTGAAAGGCGTGGATTACGACGCTGACGTCAGCGCCGAAGTGAACTTCGACGTCATCGAATTAGTTTAA
- a CDS encoding malonic semialdehyde reductase → MAEALTASALATLFTEARTHNGWLEKPVSDELLQQVYELARMGPTSANCSPARMVFVRSQEAKEKLAPALSSGNLAKTMSAPVTAIVGWDPEFYEALPELFPHGDARSWFTSSPELAHETAFRNSSLQAAYLIMACRSLGLDTGPMSGFDPTKVDAEFLSELGWKSNFLINIGYGDSSKVYARLPRLDFDRACRLV, encoded by the coding sequence ATGGCCGAAGCATTAACCGCCAGCGCGCTGGCAACCCTATTCACCGAAGCCCGCACCCATAACGGCTGGCTGGAAAAGCCGGTTAGCGATGAACTGCTCCAGCAGGTTTACGAGCTGGCGCGCATGGGGCCAACCTCGGCCAACTGTAGCCCGGCGCGCATGGTGTTTGTGCGCAGTCAAGAGGCTAAGGAGAAGCTGGCTCCGGCGCTTTCCAGCGGCAATCTGGCTAAAACTATGTCCGCGCCGGTGACCGCCATTGTCGGCTGGGACCCCGAGTTTTACGAGGCGCTTCCCGAGCTATTTCCTCACGGCGACGCCCGTTCGTGGTTTACCTCCAGCCCGGAACTGGCCCATGAGACGGCATTTCGTAACAGCAGCTTGCAGGCGGCTTACCTGATCATGGCCTGCCGTTCGCTGGGTTTAGACACCGGGCCGATGTCCGGCTTTGACCCTACTAAGGTGGATGCCGAATTTCTGTCAGAGCTGGGCTGGAAGTCCAACTTCCTGATAAACATCGGCTATGGCGACAGCAGCAAAGTCTACGCCCGTCTGCCGCGCCTTGACTTTGACCGCGCCTGTAGGCTGGTCTGA
- the rutG gene encoding pyrimidine utilization transport protein G gives MANSWFPKWRLRQGNLDGAVVAPDERLPLGQTMVMGIQHTVAMFGATVLMPLLMGFDANMAILMSGIGTLLFFLVVGGRVPSYLGSSASFVGLVIAVTGYSGQGANPNIALALGGIIACGAVYMLIGFVVMAVGTRWIEKLMPPVVTGAVVMAIGLNLAPIAIHSVSASSFDSWMAVVTVLCIGAVAVFTRGLVQKLLLLLGLVAAYAIYVVVTNGLGLGKPVDFSIISQAAWFGLPTMTTPTFSTHAMLLIAPVAVILVAENLGHIKAVAGMTGKNLDPYMGRAFVGDGLATMLSGAVGSSGVTTYAENIGVMAVTKIYSTLIFVAAAAVAIVLGFSPKFGAVIHTIPGPVLGGASIVVFGLIAVSGARIWLQNKVDLNENGNLIMVAVTLVLGAGNFSLTLGGFTLGGIGTATFGAILLNALLKNRRLTKTGTEAALKGN, from the coding sequence ATGGCGAATTCCTGGTTTCCAAAATGGCGTTTACGGCAGGGCAATCTGGATGGCGCCGTTGTCGCGCCGGATGAGCGTCTGCCCTTAGGGCAGACGATGGTGATGGGCATACAGCACACGGTAGCCATGTTTGGCGCGACGGTGCTCATGCCGCTGCTGATGGGCTTTGACGCCAACATGGCCATCCTAATGTCAGGGATTGGCACCCTGCTATTCTTCCTGGTAGTTGGTGGGCGAGTGCCTAGCTACCTTGGCTCCAGCGCCTCTTTTGTCGGGCTGGTGATTGCCGTGACGGGCTACAGCGGGCAAGGCGCCAACCCGAATATCGCCTTAGCCCTCGGCGGCATTATCGCCTGTGGCGCTGTGTATATGCTGATAGGCTTTGTGGTGATGGCAGTCGGGACGCGCTGGATTGAAAAGCTGATGCCGCCGGTGGTAACGGGCGCCGTGGTCATGGCGATCGGCCTGAATCTGGCACCCATCGCCATTCACAGCGTGTCCGCCTCTTCATTCGACAGCTGGATGGCGGTGGTCACCGTGCTGTGCATCGGCGCCGTGGCGGTATTTACGCGCGGGCTGGTGCAAAAGCTGTTGCTCTTGCTGGGGCTGGTCGCCGCCTACGCTATTTACGTAGTCGTCACTAACGGCCTGGGGTTAGGCAAACCGGTCGATTTCAGCATCATCTCGCAAGCCGCGTGGTTTGGCCTGCCGACCATGACTACCCCAACGTTTAGCACTCACGCCATGCTGCTGATCGCGCCGGTCGCGGTGATCCTGGTGGCCGAGAACCTCGGGCACATCAAGGCCGTGGCGGGCATGACCGGAAAAAATCTCGACCCTTATATGGGCCGCGCCTTTGTTGGCGACGGATTGGCAACCATGCTCTCCGGCGCGGTCGGCAGCAGCGGCGTGACCACTTATGCAGAAAACATTGGCGTCATGGCGGTCACCAAAATCTATTCCACGCTTATTTTTGTTGCCGCCGCCGCCGTTGCCATCGTTTTGGGCTTCTCTCCCAAATTTGGTGCAGTGATCCACACCATTCCCGGCCCGGTACTCGGCGGGGCATCCATCGTGGTCTTTGGTTTAATTGCGGTTTCAGGGGCGCGCATCTGGTTGCAGAACAAGGTTGATCTCAATGAAAACGGTAACCTGATAATGGTCGCAGTGACGCTGGTGCTAGGCGCGGGCAACTTCTCCCTGACGCTCGGCGGCTTCACGCTGGGCGGTATCGGCACGGCAACCTTCGGCGCTATCTTGCTCAATGCATTACTTAAAAATCGTCGACTCACAAAAACTGGCACAGAAGCTGCATTAAAAGGTAACTGA
- the rutR gene encoding HTH-type transcriptional regulator RutR — MAESGAGEVVSQQIEQQKKAPTRRSKAVAAKRSTIMAAALEFFSLYGIHGTSLDQVAERADVSKTNLLYYFPSKEDLYIAVLRGLLDVWVAPLIALRAEQHPLSAISEYIRLKLCVSRDHPQASRLFCLEMVQGAPLLKQELGGSLKTLVEDKSDVIRGWIKQELIAPIEPLHLIFMLWATTQHYADFSVQVEAISGKTLNDEAFFEQTVQGIQRIIIGGIRV, encoded by the coding sequence ATTGCAGAAAGCGGGGCGGGAGAGGTTGTGAGTCAGCAGATTGAGCAGCAGAAGAAAGCGCCGACCCGGCGTTCAAAAGCCGTCGCGGCAAAGCGCAGCACCATTATGGCTGCCGCGCTGGAGTTTTTCTCGTTGTACGGCATCCACGGTACCAGTCTGGATCAGGTCGCCGAGCGCGCCGATGTGTCCAAAACCAACCTGCTGTATTACTTCCCATCAAAAGAGGATTTGTATATCGCCGTGCTGCGCGGGCTGTTGGACGTGTGGGTCGCGCCGCTGATTGCCCTGCGCGCCGAGCAGCATCCGCTATCTGCCATCAGCGAGTATATCCGCCTCAAGCTTTGCGTCTCCCGCGACCACCCGCAAGCCTCGCGGCTGTTCTGTCTGGAGATGGTGCAGGGCGCGCCGTTGTTGAAACAGGAGTTGGGCGGCAGTCTCAAGACGCTGGTGGAGGATAAGTCCGACGTCATTCGCGGCTGGATAAAGCAGGAGTTGATAGCCCCCATCGAGCCTCTGCATTTGATATTCATGCTCTGGGCGACCACCCAGCATTACGCGGATTTCAGCGTGCAAGTCGAAGCCATCAGCGGCAAAACCCTCAACGATGAGGCGTTCTTTGAACAAACAGTTCAGGGGATTCAAAGAATCATCATAGGGGGGATTCGGGTTTGA
- the rutA gene encoding pyrimidine utilization protein A codes for MKIGVFIPIGNNGWLISSTAPQYQPTFELNKTIVQKAEHYNFDFALSMIKLRGFGGKTEFWEHNMESFTLMAGLAAVTSRIKLYATAATLVMPPAIVARMAATIDSISNGRFGVNVVTGWQKPEYEQMGMWPGDDYFSRRYDYLTEYVTVLRDLWGTGHCDLDGEFFKMDDCRVSPRPQAEMKVICAGQSDAGMAFSAKHADFNFCFGKGVNTPTAFAPTAARMKTAADAEQRDVASYVLFMIIADETDAAARAKWELYKSGADADALAWLTDQSSKDTKSGSDTNVRQMADPTSAVNINMGTLVGSYANVAKMLDEIATVPGTEGILLTFDDFVNGIENFGQYIQPLMKTRQDVLTHNIEQKEVA; via the coding sequence ATGAAAATCGGTGTCTTTATTCCCATCGGCAACAACGGCTGGTTAATTTCCTCTACTGCGCCGCAGTACCAGCCTACTTTTGAGCTGAATAAAACCATTGTGCAAAAAGCCGAACACTACAACTTCGACTTCGCGCTATCGATGATCAAGCTGCGCGGCTTCGGCGGCAAAACCGAGTTCTGGGAACACAATATGGAGTCGTTCACCCTGATGGCGGGCCTCGCCGCGGTGACTTCCCGCATTAAACTCTATGCCACCGCCGCCACATTAGTGATGCCACCGGCCATAGTGGCCCGCATGGCCGCGACCATTGACTCCATCTCCAACGGCCGGTTTGGCGTCAACGTGGTCACCGGCTGGCAGAAACCGGAATATGAGCAAATGGGCATGTGGCCGGGCGACGACTACTTCAGCCGCCGCTACGACTACCTGACCGAATACGTCACCGTGCTGCGCGACCTGTGGGGCACCGGCCACTGTGACTTAGACGGCGAGTTCTTCAAGATGGATGACTGCCGCGTCAGCCCACGCCCGCAGGCCGAGATGAAAGTGATCTGCGCCGGGCAGAGTGACGCGGGCATGGCCTTTTCCGCCAAACATGCCGATTTCAACTTCTGCTTCGGCAAAGGCGTCAACACGCCCACCGCCTTCGCCCCGACCGCCGCGCGGATGAAAACCGCAGCAGACGCCGAGCAGCGCGACGTCGCCTCTTATGTCTTATTCATGATCATCGCCGATGAAACCGACGCCGCCGCCCGCGCCAAGTGGGAACTGTACAAATCCGGGGCCGACGCCGACGCGCTGGCGTGGCTCACCGACCAGAGCAGCAAAGACACCAAGTCAGGCAGCGACACCAATGTGCGCCAGATGGCCGACCCAACCTCGGCGGTGAATATCAACATGGGCACGCTGGTCGGCTCCTATGCCAACGTCGCCAAAATGCTGGATGAAATCGCGACCGTCCCCGGCACTGAGGGCATCCTGCTGACATTCGACGACTTCGTAAACGGCATTGAAAACTTCGGCCAGTACATCCAACCGCTGATGAAAACCCGTCAAGACGTGCTGACTCACAACATTGAACAGAAAGAGGTGGCCTGA
- a CDS encoding helix-turn-helix domain-containing protein, with product MAKNLQDLLAARSSESQKRISEAADEMLLEVKLYALREQLAMSQAAVAKAMGISQPSVVAIEQRGNDIKLSTMKRYVEAMGGKLRIDVELPDGKHTSFVV from the coding sequence ATGGCGAAAAATTTACAAGACTTACTGGCTGCACGCAGCAGTGAAAGCCAAAAGCGCATCTCCGAGGCGGCTGATGAAATGCTGCTTGAGGTGAAGCTCTACGCCCTGCGCGAGCAGTTGGCGATGTCGCAGGCGGCGGTAGCCAAGGCGATGGGAATTAGCCAGCCTTCGGTGGTGGCGATTGAGCAGCGCGGCAATGATATCAAGCTGTCGACCATGAAACGTTATGTTGAAGCGATGGGCGGGAAACTGCGCATTGATGTCGAGCTGCCTGACGGCAAACATACAAGCTTTGTGGTGTGA
- the rutF gene encoding NADH-dependent FMN reductase RutF: protein MQTATPHHPTLPVEKQDFRDAMARLGTAVNIITTDGPAGRAGFTASAVCSVTDTPPTLLVCLNRSASVYPMFKQNHVLCVNTLAHNHESLSNLFGGKTPMEQRFEAAEWSTLATGSPILSGALVSFDCNITQITSVGTHDILICEAVALVRNDESHGLAYFDRRYHSLMRAANSGS, encoded by the coding sequence ATGCAAACGGCAACCCCACATCACCCGACCCTGCCGGTGGAAAAGCAGGATTTTCGCGATGCTATGGCGCGGCTCGGCACGGCGGTGAACATCATCACGACAGATGGCCCGGCGGGACGCGCCGGATTTACCGCCTCGGCGGTGTGCAGCGTGACCGACACCCCACCGACCCTGCTGGTGTGCCTGAATCGCTCGGCCTCGGTCTACCCGATGTTCAAACAGAACCACGTGCTGTGCGTCAACACGCTGGCCCATAACCATGAGTCGCTATCCAACCTGTTTGGCGGCAAAACGCCGATGGAACAGCGATTCGAGGCCGCCGAGTGGTCAACGCTGGCAACCGGCTCGCCCATTTTGAGCGGCGCGCTGGTCTCTTTCGACTGCAACATCACCCAAATCACCAGCGTCGGCACTCACGACATTCTGATATGCGAAGCCGTGGCGCTGGTGCGCAACGATGAAAGCCACGGACTTGCCTATTTCGACCGCCGCTATCACTCCTTAATGCGTGCGGCAAATTCAGGTTCTTAA
- the cycA gene encoding D-serine/D-alanine/glycine transporter produces MQDESKILSKPEEEGADNLRRNLSNRHIQLIAIGGAIGTGLFMGSGKTISLAGPSIIFVYMIIGFMLFFVMRAMGELLLSNLEYKSFSDFAADLLGPWAGYFTGWTYWFCWVVTGIADVVAITAYAQFWFPGLSQWIASLLCVLLLLSLNLATVKMFGEMEFWFAMIKIVAIVGLIITGLVMVLTHFETPTGSVASFSNLWNDGGFFPHGISGFFAGFQIAIFAFVGIELVGTTAAETKDPEKSLPRAINAIPLRIIMFYVFSLIMIMSVTPWNSVVPDKSPFVELFVIAGLPAAASIINFVVLTSAASSANSGVFSTSRMLFGLAQEGNAPKAFGKLSSRAVPSNGLTFSCICLLGGVVLIYLIPDVVTVFTLVTTVSAILFMFVWTIILCSYLVYRRQRPQLHEKSIYKMPLGKLMCWVCMAFFACVLVLLTLQDDTRQALMVTPLWFVVLAVGYWIRTRNRKV; encoded by the coding sequence ATGCAAGACGAGTCTAAAATCCTCAGCAAGCCGGAAGAGGAAGGCGCAGATAACCTGCGGCGCAACCTCAGTAACCGGCATATCCAGCTTATTGCTATCGGTGGCGCTATTGGTACCGGCCTGTTCATGGGATCGGGGAAAACCATCAGCCTGGCGGGTCCATCCATCATCTTCGTTTATATGATCATCGGCTTTATGCTGTTTTTCGTAATGCGTGCGATGGGTGAACTGCTGCTTTCTAACCTTGAATATAAATCCTTCAGCGACTTCGCCGCTGACCTGCTGGGTCCGTGGGCGGGCTACTTTACGGGCTGGACCTACTGGTTCTGCTGGGTAGTCACCGGCATCGCCGACGTGGTGGCCATTACTGCTTATGCACAATTCTGGTTCCCCGGCTTGTCGCAGTGGATAGCCTCTTTACTCTGCGTTTTACTCTTGCTGAGCCTGAACCTCGCCACCGTTAAAATGTTTGGTGAGATGGAGTTCTGGTTCGCGATGATTAAAATCGTCGCCATCGTCGGCTTAATTATCACCGGCCTGGTGATGGTATTGACTCACTTTGAGACGCCAACCGGCTCGGTTGCCTCGTTCAGTAACTTGTGGAATGACGGCGGCTTCTTCCCCCACGGCATTAGCGGCTTCTTTGCTGGCTTCCAGATAGCGATTTTCGCCTTTGTCGGCATTGAATTAGTCGGAACGACCGCAGCCGAAACCAAAGATCCGGAGAAGTCTCTGCCGCGCGCCATCAACGCCATCCCGCTGCGCATCATCATGTTCTACGTTTTCTCGTTGATTATGATTATGTCAGTCACGCCGTGGAACTCCGTAGTGCCGGATAAGAGCCCGTTCGTCGAGCTGTTCGTGATTGCCGGCTTGCCCGCTGCCGCCAGCATTATTAACTTCGTGGTGCTGACCTCGGCGGCCTCTTCCGCCAACAGCGGCGTGTTCTCCACCAGCCGCATGTTGTTTGGTCTGGCACAGGAAGGCAATGCGCCGAAAGCCTTTGGTAAATTGTCCTCCCGCGCGGTGCCGTCAAACGGCCTGACCTTCTCCTGTATCTGCCTGCTGGGTGGCGTGGTACTGATTTATCTGATCCCCGACGTGGTGACAGTATTCACGCTGGTGACAACGGTTTCGGCCATTTTGTTTATGTTCGTTTGGACCATCATCCTCTGCTCGTATCTGGTATATCGCCGCCAGCGCCCGCAGTTGCATGAAAAATCCATCTACAAAATGCCGTTAGGCAAGTTGATGTGCTGGGTCTGTATGGCGTTCTTCGCCTGCGTGCTGGTGCTGTTAACCTTGCAGGATGATACCCGCCAGGCCCTGATGGTGACGCCGCTGTGGTTTGTGGTGTTGGCGGTGGGATATTGGATCCGGACAAGAAATCGAAAGGTCTGA
- the rutB gene encoding pyrimidine utilization protein B — MTVFDQSKADNVVRRDTQSSGQETLLKARPETIAFTPQQAALIVVDMQNAYASQGGYLDLAGFDVSATGPVIKNIQRAIAAARSAGIKVIFFQNGWDNQYVEAGGSGSPNYHKSNALKTMRKRPELMGKLLAKGDWDYDLVDQLQPQPGDIVLPKPRYSGFFNTQLDSLLRSYGIHHLVFTGIATNVCVESTLRDGFFLEYFGVVLEDATHQAGPDFAQKAAIYNIETFFGWVSNVNSFCDAVGYSEQPLSKSA; from the coding sequence ATGACCGTGTTTGATCAATCGAAAGCTGACAACGTTGTTCGCCGCGATACCCAAAGCAGCGGCCAAGAAACACTATTAAAAGCTCGCCCGGAAACTATTGCGTTTACCCCGCAGCAGGCCGCGCTGATCGTGGTGGATATGCAAAACGCCTACGCCTCGCAGGGCGGCTATCTGGATTTGGCGGGCTTTGACGTGTCGGCCACCGGCCCGGTGATTAAAAACATCCAGCGGGCGATTGCCGCGGCGCGCTCGGCGGGCATCAAAGTCATTTTCTTCCAAAACGGCTGGGACAATCAGTATGTCGAAGCGGGCGGCAGCGGCTCGCCAAATTATCACAAGTCCAATGCACTCAAGACCATGCGAAAACGTCCGGAATTGATGGGAAAACTGCTGGCAAAAGGCGACTGGGACTACGACTTAGTGGACCAACTTCAGCCACAGCCGGGTGACATCGTGCTGCCGAAACCGCGCTACAGCGGCTTCTTCAACACCCAGCTCGACAGCCTGTTGCGCAGCTACGGCATTCATCATCTGGTGTTTACCGGCATTGCCACTAACGTTTGCGTGGAATCCACCCTGCGCGACGGCTTCTTCCTAGAATATTTCGGCGTAGTGCTGGAAGACGCGACTCATCAGGCCGGGCCGGACTTCGCGCAAAAAGCCGCGATTTACAACATTGAAACCTTCTTCGGCTGGGTGTCCAACGTCAATAGCTTCTGCGATGCCGTGGGTTATAGCGAGCAGCCGCTGAGTAAATCAGCCTGA